Proteins encoded within one genomic window of Halobacteroides halobius DSM 5150:
- the ablB gene encoding putative beta-lysine N-acetyltransferase, with translation MMNKDNKIKVGGTNYQALVNLSPVNKRIVIKEYQGDVVALADKLIKLARENDFTKIWAKAYSKDQAAFEKAGFLTEAVITEFYPTDDALSMAYYLSDKRSKMNNKAQKEDLLDKVTGLEVKESSKLTSDYQFKIAGQEDVSQLAKLYDKVFNSYPYPIDNPSYLQKMIESDVIYGLIYDDDQLVAAASAETVPAYKNAEMTDFATLSEYRGQGLAAYLLRRLEAELKKRDYRSLYTIARAKVMGINKIFSQAGYEYTGTLVKNCEIAGGLEDMNLWCKVI, from the coding sequence ATGATGAATAAAGATAATAAAATTAAGGTTGGAGGGACTAATTATCAAGCACTAGTTAATTTATCCCCGGTCAATAAGCGGATAGTAATTAAAGAATACCAGGGAGATGTGGTTGCATTAGCAGATAAATTAATTAAATTAGCTAGAGAAAATGATTTTACTAAAATTTGGGCCAAGGCTTATAGTAAAGATCAAGCAGCATTTGAAAAGGCTGGTTTCTTAACTGAGGCAGTTATTACAGAGTTCTATCCTACAGATGATGCTTTATCTATGGCTTATTATTTAAGTGACAAGCGTAGTAAAATGAATAATAAAGCTCAAAAAGAAGATCTATTAGATAAAGTAACCGGTCTAGAGGTTAAAGAAAGTAGTAAGTTAACTAGTGACTACCAATTTAAAATTGCTGGTCAAGAGGATGTTAGTCAGTTAGCTAAATTATATGATAAAGTATTTAATTCTTATCCGTATCCAATTGATAATCCTAGTTACTTACAGAAAATGATAGAATCTGATGTGATTTATGGTCTGATTTATGATGATGATCAATTAGTAGCTGCTGCTTCAGCAGAAACAGTGCCTGCTTATAAGAATGCGGAGATGACTGATTTTGCTACTTTATCAGAGTACCGGGGCCAAGGTTTGGCAGCTTATTTATTACGAAGATTAGAAGCTGAATTAAAGAAGAGAGATTATCGTTCCTTATATACTATTGCGAGAGCTAAAGTTATGGGGATTAATAAAATATTCAGTCAAGCAGGTTATGAATATACAGGAACTTTGGTTAAGAATTGTGAGATTGCTGGTGGTTTAGAAGATATGAATCTATGGTGTAAAGTAATTTAA
- the ablA gene encoding lysine 2,3-aminomutase, which produces MDFAKVSQVWDCTKEEWNDWQWQLENSITSVQELKDKFSISDTEASKIKEAADMFPMSITPYYASLIDFDDELCPIKQQAVPNRFELKKSAYEMEDPLHEDEDSPVDGLTHRYPDRVLLLVTNECSMFCRHCTRKRKVGDQEQTVDLEQIEKGIEYIKKTPQVRDVLLSGGDPLLVDEDILKEIITKLYKIPHVEVVRVGSRLPVVLPQRIDDSLVKTFKEITDEFGPIWINTHFNHEKEITPEAKEALAKLANAGIPLGNQTVLLKDVNDCPEIIKDLMHKLVQNRVRPYYLYQCDLSRGIEHFRTPISKGIEIMEHLIGHTSGFAVPRFVVDAPGGGGKIPLTPNYLLSNSNRKTILRNFEGTITVYTEPKDQECNCPPECTICDNPLVDEEAEQSEIGLQQLFSEDNDTVSLQHSKRDYTNYDE; this is translated from the coding sequence GTGGATTTTGCTAAGGTTAGTCAAGTTTGGGATTGTACTAAAGAGGAATGGAATGATTGGCAGTGGCAGTTAGAAAATAGTATTACTAGTGTTCAAGAGTTAAAAGATAAATTTTCTATTTCTGATACAGAAGCTAGTAAGATTAAAGAAGCAGCTGATATGTTTCCGATGTCAATTACTCCTTATTATGCTTCACTGATTGATTTTGATGATGAGTTATGTCCTATTAAGCAACAAGCAGTTCCGAATCGATTTGAGTTAAAGAAATCAGCTTATGAAATGGAAGATCCCTTACATGAAGATGAGGATTCTCCGGTTGATGGTTTAACTCATCGTTATCCAGATAGAGTATTATTATTAGTTACTAACGAATGTTCAATGTTTTGTCGCCACTGTACTAGAAAGCGGAAAGTAGGGGATCAAGAGCAAACAGTTGATTTAGAACAGATAGAAAAAGGGATTGAGTATATCAAAAAGACTCCTCAAGTAAGAGATGTTTTATTATCTGGTGGAGATCCGTTACTAGTAGATGAAGATATTTTAAAAGAAATTATCACTAAATTATATAAGATTCCTCACGTAGAAGTCGTAAGAGTAGGAAGTAGATTACCAGTGGTTTTACCCCAACGAATTGATGATTCATTAGTAAAAACATTTAAAGAGATAACAGATGAATTTGGGCCAATTTGGATTAATACTCACTTCAATCACGAAAAAGAAATTACCCCAGAAGCAAAAGAAGCCTTAGCTAAATTGGCTAATGCAGGAATTCCGTTAGGAAATCAAACAGTATTACTAAAAGATGTTAATGATTGTCCAGAAATTATTAAGGATTTAATGCATAAATTAGTTCAAAATCGAGTAAGACCATATTATTTATACCAGTGTGATTTATCAAGAGGAATTGAACACTTTAGAACCCCAATCTCTAAAGGAATAGAAATAATGGAACACTTAATTGGTCATACATCTGGATTTGCTGTCCCTCGCTTTGTTGTTGATGCTCCTGGTGGAGGAGGTAAGATTCCACTAACGCCTAATTATTTATTATCTAATTCAAATCGCAAGACTATTTTAAGAAACTTTGAGGGAACAATTACTGTCTATACAGAGCCAAAGGATCAGGAGTGTAATTGTCCTCCAGAATGTACTATTTGTGATAATCCACTAGTTGATGAAGAAGCTGAACAATCAGAAATTGGTTTACAACAGTTATTCTCTGAAGATAATGATACGGTAAGTTTACAACATAGTAAACGGGATTACACAAATTATGATGAATAA